A stretch of Lathyrus oleraceus cultivar Zhongwan6 chromosome 6, CAAS_Psat_ZW6_1.0, whole genome shotgun sequence DNA encodes these proteins:
- the LOC127094659 gene encoding uncharacterized protein LOC127094659: MDFEGALFDLGASVSLMTLSVFKKLDMVDLKPTNVSLQLADISVMYPICVLEDVPVSLGEYYVSVDFIIMDIDEDCQIPIVLGRPFLATVGVIIDVNKGKLTFEVGDEKIEYILAKLLKNPSLSDSYCLVDLLSSCVQEKPP, encoded by the coding sequence ATGGACTTCGAGGGTGCTCTATTTGATTTAGGAGCTAGTGTTAGCCTAATGACTTTGTCCGTTTTTAAGAAATTGGACATGGTAGACTTGAAACCTACCAATGTGTCTTTGCAACTGGCCGATATATCGGTTATGTATCCCATATGTGTGTTAGAGGATGTTCCGGTAAGTTTGGGAGAGTATTATGTGTCGGTTGACTTTATCATTATGGATATCGATGAAGATTGTCAAATCCCTATAGTTTTAGGAAGGCCCTTCTTAGCTACGGTGGGGGTCATCATAGATGTCAACAAAGGgaagttgacctttgaggtaggaGATGAGAAGATTGAATACATTTTAGCAAAGTTGTTGAAGAACCCTTCCTTAAGTGACTCTTATTGTTTGGTTGATTTGTTAAGCAGTTGTGTTCAAGAAAAACCACCATAA